Part of the Nitrospirota bacterium genome is shown below.
GCCGAAGCCTCGCGCCTCGCGGCCATGCGCGACCGGTTGTATGCCGGGATCATGAATGCGTTGGAAGATGTGTATCTGAATGGCCATCCCACCCAGCGGCTGCCGCATAACTTGAACCTGTCCTTCGCCTACGTCGAGGGAGAGTCGCTGCTGATGGGAATGAAGGAGATCGCGCTGTCGTCTGGGTCGGCCTGCACCTCGGCCACTCTGGAACCGTCCTATGTGCTCCGGGCTCTGGGCGTCGGGTCGGACCTGGCCCACTCCTCGATCCGGTTCGGCCTGGGCCGGTTCAACACGGAAGAGGAGATTGACTACACGATCAAGCGGGTTATTGAAGTCGTGAACAAGCTTCGCGAGATGTCCCCCTTGTATGAAATGGCCAAAGAAGGCATCGACCTGAAATCCGTTCAGTGGGCCGCCCACTGAACGCGTGAAGCGTGAAACGTAAGGCGTGAAGCGAACCGGACGAGATACGCTTCACGGATGACGAGAGACGAAGGAGGGTACGATGGCATACAGCGAAAAAGTCGTCGATCATTTTAACAATCCGCGAAACATGGGGAGCTTCCCCAAGACCGACCAGGACGTGGGCACCGGCATCGTCGGCGCCCCGGAGTGCGGCGACGTGATGAAGCTGCAGATCAAGGTGCAGAACGACACCATCGTGGACGCGAAGTTCAAGACGTTCGGCTGCGGATCAGCCATCGCCAGCTCGAGTCTGGCGACCGAATGGCTTAAAGGCAAGACGCTCCAAGAAGCGGCCAAGATCAAGAACACCGATATCGTGCAGGAACTCAACCTGCCGCCGGTGAAGATCCACTGCTCGGTCCTGGCGGAGGACGCGATCAAGGCCGCGCTGGCGGACTATAAGAAGAAAGCGGAGGGAAAAGGCCAGCCATCCACGTAACCGATACCTGTAATCAGATTTCAGCAGCAAGGAGTGCGACATGGAGACACCCAACACGACAGCCCAGATCCCGGTGGTCACGCTGAGCGAGTCCGCGCTGAAGGAAGTGAAGCGGCTGATGAACGTCCAAGGTCTGACGGAAGGCGGCCTGCGGCTGGGCGTCAAAGGCGGGGGCTGTTCGGGGCTGAGCTACACGATCAACTTCGACGACAAGATCGGCCAGTATGACACGGTGTACGAGTTCGACGGCGTCAAGGTGATCGTGGATGCGAAGAGCGCCATTTATCTGCAGGGCACGCAACTGGATTTTCAGAAGGACCTCATGGGCGGTCAGTTCAAGTTCGTCAATCCGAACGCGCAGAAGACCTGCGGGTGCGGGGAGTCATTCTCGGCCTGATAGGCGGACAACCGGATAGCTAATAGCAAGTAGCTGCTTCCCGGGTTGAAAGCACCGGCGCCCCAGGATGCGACCCCTGCTACGTGCTATTAGCTATTCGCGTGTCTGGCCGGGGTTTGTGTTGTCGAAAGGCGTCATGCAGCAAGGTCAGAAGGCATCCAGTCCGCGCACCGAACTCCAGATGGCGCGCAGCATGTGCTGGCACTGCCAATCGGAGATCAGCGGGGAGTATTTCTGCGAACGGTGCGTGAAGGTGCAACCTGTCTCCAAGGAGATGGATTACTTTACCTGTTTGGGTCTTCCGCGTCGTCTGAACATCGATCCCGACCAACTTGAAGCCAAGTTTTATGAATTAAGCCGCATGTTTCATCCGGATTTCTACCAGAGCAAGACCGAAACCGAGCGGGCGATCAGCCTCAACAATTCCGCGTTGTTGAACACCGCTTACCGGACGCTGAAGGATCCCGTCCAGCGGGCCGAGTATCTGCTTCGCTTGGAAGCGGGCTCCGCGAAAGAGATCCGCACCTCCCCGCCGGCCGATTTGTTCGAAGAGATTCTGGCTCTTCAGGAAGACCTCGAAGAGTTCCGGTCCGCCTCCTCCGATCGACCGCCCGACGAGCTTGAGCCCCTGCGGGCCAAGCTGGAAGCGGACCGGAAGACGCTGGACCGACGCCGGGCCGAAATGGAAGCCCGGCTGTTCGAGCTGTTCACCGCGTGGGACGCGCTGCAGGATCGCGGAGAAGCCACCGACCAGCTCCGCAAGGAGCGGGAAGCGATCCTCAAAGAAATGCGGGAGATTCTGTCCAACCGCACGTACGTCAGCAACATCGTCAACGACCTCGTCGCGACCATCGGATAAGACTTCGCTATGGCACGCATCGTCGGCATCGATCTCGGCACGACCAACTCGTTGGTCGCTTACATGGACGCCGGCCGGCCGAAGGTCATCCCCGGGCGGAACGGCCGCACC
Proteins encoded:
- a CDS encoding iron-sulfur cluster assembly accessory protein, with product METPNTTAQIPVVTLSESALKEVKRLMNVQGLTEGGLRLGVKGGGCSGLSYTINFDDKIGQYDTVYEFDGVKVIVDAKSAIYLQGTQLDFQKDLMGGQFKFVNPNAQKTCGCGESFSA
- the iscU gene encoding Fe-S cluster assembly scaffold IscU; its protein translation is MAYSEKVVDHFNNPRNMGSFPKTDQDVGTGIVGAPECGDVMKLQIKVQNDTIVDAKFKTFGCGSAIASSSLATEWLKGKTLQEAAKIKNTDIVQELNLPPVKIHCSVLAEDAIKAALADYKKKAEGKGQPST
- the hscB gene encoding Fe-S protein assembly co-chaperone HscB, with the translated sequence MQQGQKASSPRTELQMARSMCWHCQSEISGEYFCERCVKVQPVSKEMDYFTCLGLPRRLNIDPDQLEAKFYELSRMFHPDFYQSKTETERAISLNNSALLNTAYRTLKDPVQRAEYLLRLEAGSAKEIRTSPPADLFEEILALQEDLEEFRSASSDRPPDELEPLRAKLEADRKTLDRRRAEMEARLFELFTAWDALQDRGEATDQLRKEREAILKEMREILSNRTYVSNIVNDLVATIG